A DNA window from Flammeovirga agarivorans contains the following coding sequences:
- a CDS encoding outer membrane beta-barrel protein encodes MKKLSIILLLSLFSLTSFAQDKLLNLGFGGGVSSVSAKEGDLSMNGIGGNYHINLFYNITPKLSVGAEYGGTVSVLAPKDMSSSDFEATSFSNISGKVLYHFGESKVRPYVGFGLGSYKVAPGKFDPKNPQGFDFGNQDIETTTTIGYAPEIGVDFGWFGLAAIYRIVPDVKVYDTMATYNSLEFRTTFNLGFIER; translated from the coding sequence ATGAAAAAGTTATCAATCATCTTACTTCTATCTTTATTTAGTTTAACTTCTTTCGCACAAGACAAATTATTAAATCTTGGTTTTGGTGGAGGTGTATCGTCAGTTTCTGCAAAAGAAGGAGATTTATCAATGAATGGAATTGGAGGTAACTACCACATCAATCTATTTTATAATATCACTCCTAAACTGTCAGTAGGAGCTGAATATGGAGGAACAGTATCGGTGCTTGCACCAAAGGATATGAGTAGTTCTGATTTTGAGGCCACTTCATTTTCTAATATCTCTGGTAAAGTATTATATCACTTTGGAGAAAGTAAAGTAAGACCTTATGTAGGTTTTGGTTTGGGTAGTTACAAAGTAGCTCCTGGTAAATTTGATCCAAAAAATCCACAAGGATTTGACTTTGGTAATCAAGATATAGAAACAACCACAACTATTGGTTATGCACCTGAAATAGGAGTTGACTTTGGTTGGTTCGGTCTCGCAGCAATTTATAGAATAGTACCAGATGTAAAAGTTTATGATACTATGGCTACATATAATAGTTTAGAATTTAGAACTACATTTAACCTTGGTTTTATAGAACGTTAG